In the genome of Bacillus sp. S3, one region contains:
- a CDS encoding endospore germination permease, producing the protein MKTEQITQNQLILFLIIYFYSTLVGFAAAHLIHLSQYDIVIVLLIGGLGGGIYAFFTIKLAKRRPTEFISHYGKEIFPSWIHYLFMGIYCFSFLHISAFILREYEDFFVQTYLPETPNWAIGIILGFVVAVTARSGVVTLFRTAQGLFFLVIIADILITAFIGKELKWDRWMAFVTNHSWNNIYKGSFYTIPFFGEVVILVFLFPYLSQKSKTHKSVIWAISLSLLFIIINMVFLLLLFGPNLASHTTYPMLEMVRYIRIADFIENLDPFLISIWSTTIYLKISIMFYLSVQILAHLFHLKDHRPLVFSLAAVMVALSLQMSGGTSSLTSFFTESWAAYSYFIEGIPILYLLMDTLKRSIKKRSAKKEESN; encoded by the coding sequence TTGAAAACGGAGCAAATTACTCAAAATCAACTGATACTTTTTCTTATTATTTACTTCTATTCCACACTAGTTGGTTTCGCTGCTGCGCATTTAATCCACTTATCCCAATACGATATAGTGATTGTGCTATTGATTGGCGGCTTAGGAGGGGGCATTTATGCCTTTTTCACGATCAAGCTGGCTAAGCGGCGGCCGACTGAATTTATTAGTCATTATGGAAAGGAAATATTCCCTTCTTGGATCCATTATCTCTTCATGGGAATATATTGCTTTTCTTTTCTGCATATAAGTGCCTTTATTCTAAGAGAATACGAAGACTTTTTCGTCCAAACCTATTTGCCCGAAACACCGAACTGGGCTATAGGCATCATACTTGGCTTCGTTGTCGCAGTAACAGCCCGCTCAGGAGTGGTTACGTTATTTCGAACCGCGCAGGGATTATTTTTTCTCGTAATCATAGCCGATATCTTAATTACCGCTTTTATTGGAAAGGAATTAAAATGGGACAGGTGGATGGCCTTTGTCACGAACCATAGCTGGAATAACATTTATAAGGGTAGTTTTTACACCATTCCTTTTTTTGGAGAGGTAGTAATCTTGGTCTTTCTCTTTCCTTATTTATCTCAAAAGAGCAAGACTCATAAATCCGTTATTTGGGCTATTTCGCTGTCATTGTTATTCATCATCATAAATATGGTCTTTTTGTTATTACTCTTTGGTCCGAATCTGGCGAGTCATACTACCTATCCAATGTTGGAAATGGTACGTTATATCCGAATTGCTGACTTTATCGAAAACCTAGATCCATTTTTAATATCAATTTGGTCAACAACGATTTATTTAAAAATTTCTATCATGTTTTATTTATCCGTTCAAATCCTTGCCCATCTATTTCATCTTAAAGATCACCGGCCGCTTGTGTTTTCGCTCGCTGCTGTTATGGTCGCCTTATCGTTACAAATGTCGGGCGGTACATCCTCCCTTACCAGCTTTTTTACTGAATCATGGGCAGCCTATTCCTATTTTATTGAAGGTATTCCCATCTTGTATCTACTCATGGACACCTTAAAACGGTCTATAAAGAAAAGGTCTGCGAAAAAGGAAGAATCGAACTAA
- a CDS encoding Ger(x)C family spore germination protein has product MKTLKWLIVMCTLVLSGCWSSVEVNKRAFIQAMYVDKSANGEMEITLSFPLPQRLIPGSAGASGGNPYAQISATGKTVTDAYHKMQADESRELSWGHTRIIVVSEEMAKEGIGHVLEFIVREPKLNINTAVLVTPGKAKEIENLAPVFETFPGEIIRRFTQEHITLYTTPKDFLETENGDMITGLLTKKKEKMLSEKGKEKLWVGTGGMALFHNYKLVGTLSPSEGRGALWLRNSINKAAVTIKSPTDGKHISLLVLQAHTKIRPSKKEPYTFNVYVTAEDDISESQSNIDLSKPKNIYHLERIAEKEIKDRINDAFHASKRVKADVFQLGEYLLWHKPKIWKKSKKDWPAIYQDKVKLNIHVDLKIKRPGSENNPFWTKELHS; this is encoded by the coding sequence ATGAAAACGCTAAAATGGCTAATCGTTATGTGTACTCTGGTGTTATCAGGCTGCTGGTCAAGTGTAGAAGTCAATAAACGGGCTTTTATCCAAGCCATGTACGTTGATAAAAGTGCAAATGGCGAGATGGAAATAACCCTGTCCTTCCCACTTCCCCAACGGTTGATTCCAGGCAGCGCCGGGGCTTCCGGAGGGAATCCATATGCCCAAATCTCGGCTACAGGAAAAACGGTGACAGATGCCTATCACAAAATGCAGGCAGATGAATCACGGGAACTAAGCTGGGGCCATACAAGGATTATTGTCGTCAGTGAAGAAATGGCTAAGGAAGGGATTGGACATGTTTTAGAATTCATTGTCCGTGAACCGAAATTAAATATCAATACTGCCGTATTAGTTACTCCGGGTAAAGCCAAAGAAATCGAAAATTTAGCACCGGTTTTCGAAACATTTCCAGGTGAGATCATCCGCAGATTCACCCAGGAACATATTACGTTATACACCACCCCGAAAGACTTCCTTGAAACGGAAAATGGCGATATGATCACAGGGCTGTTAACTAAGAAAAAGGAAAAAATGCTGAGTGAGAAAGGGAAGGAAAAATTGTGGGTCGGCACAGGCGGAATGGCATTATTTCACAATTATAAATTGGTCGGCACATTAAGTCCAAGTGAAGGCCGCGGGGCATTATGGCTGCGAAACTCGATAAATAAAGCAGCGGTAACAATTAAATCACCCACCGATGGGAAGCATATTAGTTTATTAGTCTTACAGGCGCATACGAAAATCCGCCCATCTAAAAAGGAACCATACACATTTAATGTGTATGTTACCGCAGAAGATGATATTTCAGAATCACAATCCAACATTGATTTATCGAAACCAAAAAATATCTATCACTTGGAGCGGATTGCCGAAAAGGAAATTAAGGATCGAATCAATGATGCGTTTCATGCTTCAAAAAGAGTCAAAGCAGATGTTTTTCAATTGGGCGAATACTTATTATGGCATAAACCAAAAATATGGAAAAAATCCAAAAAGGATTGGCCTGCTATTTATCAAGACAAAGTTAAGCTCAATATCCATGTTGATTTGAAGATTAAGCGTCCCGGCAGTGAAAATAATCCATTTTGGACAAAGGAATTACATTCATGA